The genomic interval ATACTGCGGGCCAGGGTGGTTTTACCTGAGCCAAGAGTGCCTTGCAGATAAATTATGCCGCTGAAATCCAGAAAGACCTCGGATGCCAGCAAGTGGCCGATATGAATGGTTTCTGCTTCTGATGAGGCGTTTAATATTACTTCTTTCATGTGGTTTGTATGATTCCGGAACGTCCCGGTTGCTGTCTGCCAGCGGCTTATGGTATCACAAGCTAACTGTCATCACGTGTATCAAAACTGAATGTCGCAGATTTCAGCGCTCAATCTGGATCTAGTAAAGGATCAAATCAAGCAGTTTGCATCGGAACTGGGTTTCCAGGCATGCAGTTTCAGTGTGCCGGATGTGTCTGTATATGCTGATCTCCATAAGCAACACATCGACTCTGGCTATCATGGCACCATGCTCTGGTTGGAGAATAATCAGCATGTACGTTATGACCCCAGGCTACTGGTTGACGGCGTCAAAACGATTGTATCGGTCCGGATGAATTATCGCCCGGACTCCGTAACCAGAATGCGCGAGCTGCTATCGCAGCCTGACAAGGCTTATGTTGCCCGGTATGCTTTGGGTCGCGATTATCACAAAGTCATGCGCAACAAGTTGCAAACATTGGGAGAGAAGATCAATACAGAGTTGGAAGCAACCCGGTTTCGGGCGTTTGTAGATAGTGCTCCAGTGTTGGAGCGAGAACTGGCTGAGCAGTCTGGTCTGGGGTGGATTGGCAAAAATACCTTGTTATTGAATGAGCAGGCCGGCAGTTGGTTTTTTCTGGGAGAACTGTTTCTGACGCTTGAGTTACCACCTGATCCGTCAGTTTCGGGGAAACATTGTGGTAGTTGTCAGCAGTGTCTGACGGAATGTCCAACAGGTGCGTTTGTGGGGGCAGGAGTGCTGGATGCCCGCAAATGTATTTCATATTTGACTATAGAGCATGATGGTACCATTCCTGAGTCATTGCGGCCGTTGATGGGAAACCGTATTTATGGCTGTGATGATTGTCAGATAGTTTGTCCGTTTACCAAGTTTTCCCAGTTGACCGAGGAGCTGGATTATCAGTCAAGACATGCACTGGACGAGCCCTCACTGGCTGACTTGTGGCATTGGAATGAGCAGCAGTTTCTGGATCGGATGCAGGGTTCACCCATTCGACGGATTGGTTATGAAAAATGGACCCGTAACCTCGCGGTTGCCATCGGTAACTCGGGTGAATGGGGTTGGGTGGATATGTTGTTGCAAAAGCTGGGAGAAGTCAGTCCAATGGTGGATGAGCATATTGACTGGGCGGCCGGCCGG from Gynuella sunshinyii YC6258 carries:
- the queG gene encoding tRNA epoxyqueuosine(34) reductase QueG; this encodes MSQISALNLDLVKDQIKQFASELGFQACSFSVPDVSVYADLHKQHIDSGYHGTMLWLENNQHVRYDPRLLVDGVKTIVSVRMNYRPDSVTRMRELLSQPDKAYVARYALGRDYHKVMRNKLQTLGEKINTELEATRFRAFVDSAPVLERELAEQSGLGWIGKNTLLLNEQAGSWFFLGELFLTLELPPDPSVSGKHCGSCQQCLTECPTGAFVGAGVLDARKCISYLTIEHDGTIPESLRPLMGNRIYGCDDCQIVCPFTKFSQLTEELDYQSRHALDEPSLADLWHWNEQQFLDRMQGSPIRRIGYEKWTRNLAVAIGNSGEWGWVDMLLQKLGEVSPMVDEHIDWAAGRLRQQQPD